CGACCAGCCGCATGACCAGGAAAGGGCGTCCGTCGTGCTGTCCGGTGTCGTAGGCGGTGACGAGGCCGGGGTGGTCCAGTCGGGCCAGTATGACGGCCTCGTTGAGCAGGCTCACCTCGAAGTCGACGCCCGCGTCCTGCCGGAAGACCTTGACCGCCACCGGCCGGCGCAGCCGCAGGTCGAACCCGCGGTGCACGTGCGCCGCGCCGCCCGAGCCGAGGAGCCCGTCCAAGCGGTACCGGCCGCCCACGATCTCGGCGGTGCCCAGGGACGCGGCGTGCTGCGCGAAGTCCTGAAGCCTCATTCCCTCTCCCACTGTCGAGGGCGGGTGCCCTGACCGAGCCGTTCCCGGCGCGCTTCGGGACGCGGGTACCCCGGTGTGGCGGGAGTACCCCCGCGCTGATGATCCGGCAGTCCTGATCCGCTCGGTCGTACGTGCGGCGACCGTATGCGTGCGGCGACCCGTGCTGATCACTCTCGGCGGCGGCCACCGGCCACGGGTGGGACGTACTGAAGCACCTCCTGCCCGGGGCGGCCGCCCCGGGTGCGCAATCCCACAGGATCATCGCGTCCAACGACCACGGTCCTCGCGACTCCCACAGATCGCGGGTGTCGCGAGGACCGTCAGAACCCAAGGATCGGGGAACGAAGCCCGTGCGGTGCGCCGCAGGGCGGAGGAGGGAGTCGACGCGGAGCGTCGGCGACCGACGGCGAAGCCGCGAGGTGCGGCACAGAGCCCCGCGACCCCAGCATGCTTCAAACGGGGCCTCAGATGCTGCGGACCGCGTTCGCAAGAATCGCGTCCCGTACGAACAGCGCCAGGCCAGGCCTGACCGCGTCGTAATAGGACGTGAAGCGCTTGTCCGCGACGTACATCTCGCCCAGACACGTGTGCATCTCGTGCGAGCAGGTGTAGCAGTTGCGGTCGATCCAATTCCGGTGCTCCTCCGCCAGTTCCATAGCCTGCTCGGAGTCAGCCGCCGCGTCCTCGCCGAGCAGCGCGGCAAACCGTTGGCGGAGGTCGTCCGTGTCGTCGCGCAGCCGCTTCCAATCCTTCTTGGTGTGCGAGGCCGTCATGCGGGCGGACTCCCTGTAGGCGCTCGTGTGGGCCCAGCGTCGCTCGACCTCCGGCATGTACCGCTCGGGGTCATGGTCCCCGAAGACCTCAAATCGCTCCTCGGGCGTGAGGTTGATGCCCATCTTGTTCGCCTCCATGGCGTGTTCGACGGCCGTGGCCATTTGTTGGAGCCGGGCGATCCGGCCGGTCAGCAGGACATGCTGGCGACGCAGGTGCTCCCGCGAATCCGATTCCGGATCGTCCAACAGGACCGCGACCTCTCTGAGGGGAAAGCCGAGCTCCCGGTAGAACAGGATCCGTTGCAGCCGGTCGAGATCGGCTTCGCTGTACCGTCGGTGGCCGGCGCTGCTGCGGCCTCCCGGGCTGAGCAGCCGGAGCTCTTCGTAGTGGTGCAGAGTTCGCACCGTGACCCCAGCGAATCCGGCGACCTCTCCCACGGAGTAGCCCACGCTCCCGCCCTCTCTTCTGCACACGCCCCCACTGTGAGGCCTCACGCCGCGTGAGGTTCAAGTGGTGGCCACGTCCGTGATCACTGGCCTTGTTGATGAGAATGGGTTCTGGCTCAACTTCTGTGGACCTGCTGCGGAGCGTTACCGGTGACGGCCCCGGTGGCGTGCACCGGTGAGCGATCGTGCAGGCTGGACGCATGGCCAGTCGCGTTGAGAAGTACCTCGCCCATCTTGATCGACTTTCCGGAACAAGGGAGCCCGGCTTCTTCCCTGTCGAGTCGACCAAGCAGGGGCTGCGGGGCGTTACGGAGATCGTTTACGACAACCTGCCGGACGGGCTTCTCACGGCGCTCACCTACGGCTTGTCGCTGGCGGAGCATCCCGATTGGCAGCACGGCTCGCCGGAACTCTGCCTCAGCGTGAACTCGACCAACGTGATCTGGGCCCACGCCGTGGGCTTCCTCGCCGAGCAGCTCCGTGGAACCTGCCCATTCAGTTACGGCGGCACGATCAACTTCGGTGAGCGCATCGTGCCCGAGTCAGAGATGACGGCATTCTGCGTGTTCGCGCCGCTGGTCCTCGACAGAGAGGACTACCTGGGCATCGACGTCGGCATTCCGGGACACGAGGGCCACGACGTGATCAACATCCAAGGGATGTACCCCATCCACGAGGTCGAGCGGCAGTTCATCAACGAGTACGGGCTTGAAGCCTTCTGGAAGAGCGACTGGGAGCCCACCAACGTGCTCCGGCGCCCCGCGATCTAATCTGGGGAGGCCAGCTGGTGGACAGCATCAGGCGAGCAGGACTCGCTTGCGTAGGAGCGAGAAGCTGGCTCGGCCGAACATCTGGCGCTTGAGCATCTTGATCCGGTTGACATGCCCTTCGACCGCGCCCGAACTCCAGGGCAGAGTGAGTCCGGCGGTGACGGCGTCGAGATCGCGGTCGATGCCAGCGGCGAGGGTGTGGAGGCTGGGCAGGTCGTCCTGCCGGACGGCG
This is a stretch of genomic DNA from Streptomyces sp. NBC_00102. It encodes these proteins:
- a CDS encoding suppressor of fused domain protein, translated to MASRVEKYLAHLDRLSGTREPGFFPVESTKQGLRGVTEIVYDNLPDGLLTALTYGLSLAEHPDWQHGSPELCLSVNSTNVIWAHAVGFLAEQLRGTCPFSYGGTINFGERIVPESEMTAFCVFAPLVLDREDYLGIDVGIPGHEGHDVINIQGMYPIHEVERQFINEYGLEAFWKSDWEPTNVLRRPAI
- a CDS encoding MerR family transcriptional regulator gives rise to the protein MGYSVGEVAGFAGVTVRTLHHYEELRLLSPGGRSSAGHRRYSEADLDRLQRILFYRELGFPLREVAVLLDDPESDSREHLRRQHVLLTGRIARLQQMATAVEHAMEANKMGINLTPEERFEVFGDHDPERYMPEVERRWAHTSAYRESARMTASHTKKDWKRLRDDTDDLRQRFAALLGEDAAADSEQAMELAEEHRNWIDRNCYTCSHEMHTCLGEMYVADKRFTSYYDAVRPGLALFVRDAILANAVRSI